From Vicingus serpentipes, the proteins below share one genomic window:
- a CDS encoding helix-turn-helix domain-containing protein, with translation MSPNQLVTKEDINNLEIRLISMMENITTNSPIDLEQETYLRSKEIRKLLSISDNTLRAMREKGEIPYSFIGSIYYYPKIKILETLEINTIN, from the coding sequence ATGAGCCCTAATCAATTAGTAACAAAGGAAGATATAAATAATCTTGAAATAAGGTTAATATCTATGATGGAGAATATTACCACAAATTCTCCAATTGACCTCGAACAAGAAACCTACTTGAGGTCTAAAGAAATAAGAAAACTATTAAGCATTAGCGATAACACATTGCGAGCCATGAGAGAGAAAGGGGAAATCCCCTACTCTTTTATTGGTAGTATATATTATTATCCAAAAATTAAAATTTTAGAGACACTCGAAATTAACACCATAAATTAA
- a CDS encoding AAA family ATPase has protein sequence MGKEKINMPETMIDQIETIANLFTKVEDSDTTEDILSGRKEFDIVNHLSLVLNLSITETILFSVLMHLQMRDNYQSTIVKISDFICYPVVELYKKYKHFESLKRKGFIEIKENRGEDRIIVRKKVFKQIIRMEIPHQIDDDITIVNLMQNLYQLIEGNRFDQTKDEFSEEIKANLESSNEIKELNLLKSMGLKWEEIVVFLFVAYSSIIEDRSANVHYAGRAVYENLNRFVSFKRSLLHGKNILLRKKLLKLEGGVFMDNEFYLLGEVGAKIMSVTLTKTLAKVFKTDVGEIINPESISKVDLFYNSRELNEVNNLKKVLRESNYKKCITRLKSKKLQEGITVMLYGAPGTGKTELVYQLSRITGRKILMVDLSSVRDKYVGESEKRVAKVFDDYVRLSKIESRTPILLLNESDALISKRINVKASVDQMNNSMQNVFLQKMEEFKGIMIATSNLIGNIDKAFERRFLIKLKIDKPEQHNRFKILHHHFPELSKKQKEELSFNYDLTGAQIGNVSRRYTIDGIFNSNQDESRIEELIKQELMKSKVTKSKRKIGYLN, from the coding sequence ATGGGAAAAGAAAAAATCAATATGCCAGAGACAATGATCGATCAAATTGAAACGATAGCTAATCTTTTTACAAAAGTAGAAGATTCTGATACTACTGAAGATATTCTTAGTGGTCGAAAGGAATTTGATATTGTTAATCATCTTTCTTTAGTATTAAACCTATCAATTACCGAGACGATTTTATTTTCAGTGTTGATGCATTTACAGATGAGAGATAATTATCAGAGTACTATTGTTAAGATTTCTGATTTTATCTGTTATCCTGTTGTTGAATTATATAAGAAATATAAACATTTTGAATCTTTAAAAAGAAAAGGATTTATTGAAATAAAAGAGAATAGAGGAGAAGATCGAATAATAGTTCGAAAAAAAGTATTCAAGCAAATAATTAGGATGGAAATTCCACATCAAATTGATGATGATATAACTATTGTAAATCTTATGCAAAATTTATATCAGTTGATTGAGGGTAATAGATTTGATCAAACTAAAGATGAATTTAGTGAAGAAATTAAAGCCAATTTGGAAAGTTCTAACGAAATAAAAGAATTGAATTTATTAAAATCCATGGGATTAAAATGGGAAGAAATAGTTGTGTTTCTTTTTGTTGCATATAGTTCAATTATTGAAGATAGGAGTGCGAATGTACATTACGCTGGTCGAGCAGTTTATGAAAATTTAAACAGGTTTGTAAGCTTTAAGCGTAGCTTACTTCACGGAAAAAATATATTGCTTCGAAAAAAACTCCTAAAACTAGAGGGTGGGGTGTTTATGGATAATGAGTTTTATCTTCTAGGAGAAGTTGGTGCAAAAATTATGTCAGTGACTCTAACTAAAACCTTAGCTAAAGTGTTTAAGACTGATGTTGGAGAAATTATTAATCCTGAATCAATAAGTAAAGTCGATTTGTTTTACAATTCTAGAGAGTTAAATGAGGTTAATAATTTAAAGAAAGTCCTTAGGGAGAGTAATTATAAAAAATGCATAACAAGGCTTAAGAGTAAAAAATTACAGGAAGGCATTACAGTTATGCTTTATGGTGCACCTGGAACAGGAAAGACAGAGCTTGTTTATCAATTATCTCGTATTACTGGAAGAAAAATCCTTATGGTTGATTTATCTTCTGTTAGAGATAAATATGTAGGCGAATCAGAGAAAAGAGTTGCAAAGGTTTTTGATGATTATGTTCGTTTATCTAAAATTGAGTCTAGAACACCTATTTTGCTTCTTAATGAAAGTGATGCTTTAATTAGTAAAAGAATAAATGTAAAAGCATCTGTAGACCAAATGAATAATTCTATGCAAAATGTGTTTTTGCAAAAAATGGAAGAGTTTAAAGGCATAATGATAGCAACCTCCAATTTGATTGGTAATATAGATAAAGCTTTTGAACGTCGCTTTTTAATCAAATTAAAAATTGATAAGCCAGAACAGCATAATCGGTTTAAGATATTACATCATCATTTTCCTGAATTATCTAAAAAACAAAAAGAGGAACTATCTTTTAATTATGATTTGACAGGTGCGCAGATAGGGAATGTGTCAAGAAGGTATACAATAGATGGAATTTTTAATTCTAATCAAGATGAATCAAGAATAGAAGAGCTTATTAAGCAAGAGTTGATGAAGTCTAAAGTGACAAAATCTAAAAGAAAAATTGGCTATTTGAATTAA